CAATCTGCCACCTCTTTTCCTGCTTCCCCGCCCTCTCCTTTTTTGATACGATGAGGAGGAGAGGAGTGAAGAAGCCTTTGCGTTACCAATTTGTTTACGATGAAAGGATCGGGATCCGGCTTCCCGAGCTATCGTTGGCGTGGGAAGAATATTCTCCAGGCGAGCGAGCCGATATTTTGCTGGAGTGGGAAGAGATCCGCGCCACGATCCCGGATCGGATTATCAAGCTGGAAGCCATGATCAATGAAAAGCAGACGCAGCTTTCGGAGGAAGAAGATTTTCCCCGCTGCTGCGAATTAAATACGGAAATACACGAATTGGCGAGCATTATCAACGATCTTAATATATGGTTCCGCATCCAGCAAGACTACGACACCAAAACGCATCAATAACCGCCCATTCCGCCCATAAAAGAAACCGAACGGCATCCCCCTGCGGCAGCCGTCCGGTTTCTTTTTCTTCTCACACTCTGCTTGCAATCTTCTTCTTCCTGCCCAGCCGCAGGGCCAAAAGCCCCGTCACATGGGGAGCCGCCATCGAAGTGCCGTTCAATGTGCGAAAGGTATTTCCCGGCCAGGTCGACTTGATACCCACACCCGGCGCCTTTACATTCATCCCTTTACCGCGCGAGCTGAAATCGGCCAGCTTCCCCTCCTGATCGATCGCGCCGACGCCGATGACGCCGGAATAGCGGGCCGGGTACTCCACCTCGCCGCCGCTGTTGCCGGCCGAAGCCACCATGACGATCCCCTGCCGGGAGGCTCTCTGGATCATCCTGTCCAATGCCTCACTGTAGCCCTCCATGCCAAAGCTCATGTTGATCATATCCATCTCATTGACGATCGACCAGTGGATGGCCCGGAGGATATGGGACAAGGACGCGGTGCCATCCTCGCGAAAGGCGCGCACATCATAGAGATGGGCCTCCGGCGAGACCCCTACGATGCCCTCTTGGTTCATCTCAGCCACGATAATTCCGGCCACATGCGTGCCATGGCCATTCCGCTTGCCTCCGACCAGATCCACTCCCCCTTTGACCCGGTCTCTCAGCTCATAGTGGTCGCGGGCGATTCCCGTATCGATGACCGCGATCTTTACTCCCTTGCCCATCCCCTTTTTCCATTTCCGTTCGGCCCCGACGTACTTCACACCCCAGGGGATTTCGTCGGCGGCGTGGATGCGAACGGTCACATTCTCTTCCACGGTGGGGTTGTACCGCAGAAAATCTTCGCGGTAGAGATCGAATGCATCCTGTTTGACGCAGAGGCAGCCGACATCCTCGTAACAGTTCCAGGGCTGTTTGACCATGTGGCGGGAGATTTTCTCCTGCAGCTCCGATAAGATGGCCGGAAAGGGATGTTTCCGGTGAAAGGACAAAATTTTCAACACGCTTCCTCCTATCGTGACAAATGTCTGCCTCATCATATGTAGGAGCGGAGTAGGTGGGTTGGGTAGATACACAGAGCAGAGAAATTGGGCCTCCCCGCTTCGGCTTCTGACCATACATAATCCGTTCGGCTGCCATATGACTGCAATGAGACAAATCGCCGCCAAAACGGCAATAACGGTCAGAGGGAGTGAAAAGAACCATGGCAAAGACGAGCGACCTGTTAAAAAAAGTAAACCAGAAGAGCAAAAAGAAGCTGAGCATGAGCGATATCAAATCGCTGGCGAAAGGGTATAAAAAGAAGGACTTCAAAGACGACAAAAAACTGAAGGAACTGATCAAGAAAGTGAGCAAAGCAGTAGGGTTCAAGCTTTCCGATGATCAACTGGCCAGCGTGCGAAAGCAAGTGAAAAATCGCCTGCCGGGCCTGTAAGCCAAACTCCGGACGAAAAAGAAAAGAGGAGAGCAGCCGCTCCCCTCTTTTCTTTTTTTCGCTGGCAGGAGGCGGACTCGACACCTGCCGCCACTCATGCATCCGCCATCATTAGTCGTCGCAAGAACAACCCACGATGGTCAGCAATACAAAGAGAACCAGGATCAGAGAGAAATCGTCAAAGCCGCCGCTTTTGAACACGCTCATCCTTTTACCTCCTTTACTGGCAAACTACTCATACAGTATGTGGAAAACAAAAAACGTGACTGGACTTGCGCCCAATCACGCGTGATCTTTGCCTTTTATCAGTTATGGCTAGCTCGCCTTTCGATGCAGCCGCTCCGTCATTCCGTACGGCTTTTGCATCACATTTTCCCAAAAGGGAATCGTCCGTTGGATCAAGGGTCCTGTCAGCAGCGCGACCAGCACCGTCCCGAATGAAACCGGCCCGCCGAGAGCCGCACCCGCGAGGAGTACGGAGATTTCGATAATCAGCCGAACCTTCTGAATGCTCCAGCCCATCCGCTCATGCATCGCCAGCATGAAGCTGTCCCTGGGCCCCGCCCCCAGCCGCGGCGAAATGTACATGCCAATCCCGACGGAGATGACCAGGAGGCCGATCAGCAGCATGACGATGCGCTGGGCCATGCCTTCCACGGAGGGAATGAGATTCAGCCAGAGAAACATATCCAAAAAAAGCCCAAAGCAGACCATATTTAAAAACATCCCAAATGTGGGTTTGATTTTCGCCAGTACGTAGGAAAGCAGGATCACGATCGCCCCGACGATCTGCGTCCACAGACCAATCGTGAGGCCAAATGTCTTCTGCAATCCGATATGAAACACATCCCAAGGCGACACGCCCAGATTCGCCTTGATCATCAGGACACAGCCAAAAGCGCTGACCAGCAATCCCAGCACAAACATGGCATAGCGAATGACGATGGGCGAACCCATCCAGTTAACGGACACTTCTGCTCACCTTTCCTCTCTCGAAGTCCTTCTCATCAGCAGAAACCGATCCGTCTTTCTACCCGCCTCTCTGCCACGCCGGTATGACCTCGTAAAAGACGCCATCCCGCCGGTAATAGGCCATCGCTCCCGGCATACCCAGATAGGTATCCGCATCTGTCAGCCGCTCTCCTGCGAGGACGACCTGGCGCTGCTTTTTCACCTCGTCCTGATATTCGATGACCAGTGACAGCTCATGCTCCTGACAATGCACCTTCAGTTCCTCCAGGGAGGCAAAGGTTACCCGCTTCATGGTTTCCCTCTTTTCTTGCAATGATCATTCATTATAGCAGGCTTTTTCGTTTTCTCCCACCGTGATTCTCTCTCTCCTCACCGAAAAAGTGGCAAAATCACTGGCGAGAGCGGTGTTCGGAAAGACCTCCTGCGCCTCGCGAAGCAGGTCCGCCATCGTCAAATCTCCCTCCTCGTTCTCATAGCGCGGGCTAAAATGGGTCAGGCACAGGGCCCTCACGCCCGCCTCCCGAGCCAGCAGCGCCGCTTCCCGTGCGGTCGAATGTCCGCTTCGAACCGCCAGCTCCTTGTCCGCAAAAGCGTAGGTCGCTTCATGGACCAAAAGATCCGCGCTATGGGCCAGTTCAGCGACAGCCTCACAAGGCTCTGTGTCTCCGCTGAA
This sequence is a window from Brevibacillus composti. Protein-coding genes within it:
- a CDS encoding S8 family peptidase; the encoded protein is MKILSFHRKHPFPAILSELQEKISRHMVKQPWNCYEDVGCLCVKQDAFDLYREDFLRYNPTVEENVTVRIHAADEIPWGVKYVGAERKWKKGMGKGVKIAVIDTGIARDHYELRDRVKGGVDLVGGKRNGHGTHVAGIIVAEMNQEGIVGVSPEAHLYDVRAFREDGTASLSHILRAIHWSIVNEMDMINMSFGMEGYSEALDRMIQRASRQGIVMVASAGNSGGEVEYPARYSGVIGVGAIDQEGKLADFSSRGKGMNVKAPGVGIKSTWPGNTFRTLNGTSMAAPHVTGLLALRLGRKKKIASRV
- a CDS encoding stage VI sporulation protein F gives rise to the protein MAKTSDLLKKVNQKSKKKLSMSDIKSLAKGYKKKDFKDDKKLKELIKKVSKAVGFKLSDDQLASVRKQVKNRLPGL
- a CDS encoding YjcZ family sporulation protein, giving the protein MSVFKSGGFDDFSLILVLFVLLTIVGCSCDD
- a CDS encoding YczE/YyaS/YitT family protein codes for the protein MSVNWMGSPIVIRYAMFVLGLLVSAFGCVLMIKANLGVSPWDVFHIGLQKTFGLTIGLWTQIVGAIVILLSYVLAKIKPTFGMFLNMVCFGLFLDMFLWLNLIPSVEGMAQRIVMLLIGLLVISVGIGMYISPRLGAGPRDSFMLAMHERMGWSIQKVRLIIEISVLLAGAALGGPVSFGTVLVALLTGPLIQRTIPFWENVMQKPYGMTERLHRKAS